One genomic segment of Thunnus albacares chromosome 18, fThuAlb1.1, whole genome shotgun sequence includes these proteins:
- the syk gene encoding tyrosine-protein kinase SYK isoform X1, which translates to MADRVNTLPFFYGNITREEAEDYLRQSGMGNGLYLLRQSRNYLGGFALSVSHSGRCYHYTIEREPNETYAIAGGKSHRSPQDVIDYHSQEMDGLVCLLKRPCNRPKNMQPKVGPFEDLKEKLIREYVKQTWNLQGAALEQAIISQRPQLEKLIATTAHEKMPWFHGSITREASEPRLQNGSRTNGKFLIRQRDMNGSYALCLLHEGQVMHYRIDRDRTGKLSIPDGKKFDTLWQLVEHYSYKPDGLLRVLTEACPRPDGDIGLIGRPMFSRDHPGLSSTLHNAAGGILSRLKTVPIPGRKKSRETRHNTGENLNPYETRMPSNQAASKEAMPMDTEVYESPYADPDELRSSTVDRNHLFLEDGELGSGNFGTVMKGIYKMRKTEKPVAVKILKNDDNNPAVREEMLREANVMQQLDNPYIVRMIGICEAENLMLVMELAELGPLNKFLQKNKQTSIKNITELVHQVSMGMKYLEEHNFVHRDLAARNVLLVTQHYAKISDFGLSKAVAEEQNYYKAKGHGKWPVKWYAPECINYFKFSSKSDVWSFGVLMWEAYSFGQKPYKGMKGNDVMQMIESGQRMDTPVNCPPEMYDLMRACWTYKVEERPKFSVVEPRLREYYYDIAQ; encoded by the exons ATGGCTGACAGGGTGAATACATTGCCATTCTTCTATGGCAACATCACCCGGGAGGAGGCAGAGGACTACCTGCGACAATCAGGCATGGGCAACGGCTTATACTTGCTACGGCAAAGCCGAAACTATCTCGGGGGCTTTGCACTGTCTGTGTCTCATTCAGGCCGCTGCTACCACTACACCATTGAAAGAGAACCCAATGAAACATATGCTATCGCTGGTGGTAAGAGCCACAGGAGCCCACAGGATGTGATTGATTACCACTCCCAGGAGATGGATGGCCTTGTGTGTCTGCTGAAGAGGCCCTGCAACAGACCCAAGAACATGCAGCCCAAAGTGGGGCCATTTGAGGACCTGAAGGAAAAACTGATCCGGGAGTATGTAAAGCAGACCTGGAACTTACAG gggGCAGCTCTGGAGCAGGCCATCATCAGCCAGAGGCCTCAGCTGGAGAAGCTCATTGCCACCACCGCACATGAAAAAATGCCCTGGTTCCATGGATCAATAACACGAGAGGCGTCTGAGCCCAGGCTTCAAAATGGCTCCCGTACAAATGGAAAGTTCCT GATTCGGCAGAGGGATATGAATGGATCCTACGCTTTATGTTTACTACATGAAGGACAAGTCATGCATTATCGCATTGACAGGGACCGGACTGGCAAGCTCTCTATCCCAGATGGCAAGAAGTTTGACACTCTGTGGCAG CTGGTAGAGCACTACTCATACAAACCAGATGGCCTGCTGCGAGTGCTAACTGAGGCATGTCCACGACCTGACGGAGATATTg GGCTTATAGGACGGCCCATGTTTTCACGGGACCATCCTGGGTTAAGTTCTACTCTT CACAATGCAGCAGGTGGAATTCTCTCCAGACTCAAAACTGTTCCCATACCTGGCCGAAAAAAG AGCCGTGAAACTCGACACAACACTGGAGAAAATCTAAATCCTTACGAAACCAGGATGCCCAGTAATCAAGCAGCCAGCAAAG AGGCCATGCCAATGGACACAGAAGTATATGAGAGTCCATACGCAGACCCAGATGAACTGAGGAGTTCCACAGTGGATCGCAACCACCTCTTCTTGGAAGATGGGGAACTGGGCTCTGGGAACTTTGGTACAGTCATGAAGGGCATCTACAAAATGAGGAA GACAGAGAAGCCAGTTGCAGTCAAAATCCTTAAGAATGATGATAACAACCCTGCAGTGCGTGAGGAAATGCTGCGAGAAGCAAATGTCATGCAGCAGCTGGACAACCCTTACATTGTGCGGATGATCGGTATCTGCGAGGCAGAGAACCTCATGCTGGTCATGGAGCTTGCTGAGCTGGGGCCGCTCAACAAGTTCCTGCAGAAAAACAA GCAAACATCCataaaaaacatcactgagctgGTCCACCAGGTGTCCATGGGGATGAAATATTTGGAAGAGCATAACTTTGTGCACAGGGACCTCGCTGCCAGGAACGTGCTGCTGGTCACACAGCACTATGCCAAGATTAGTGACTTTGGCCTCTCCAAAGCTGTCGCTGAGGAGCAAAACTATTACAAG GCTAAAGGTCATGGGAAGTGGCCAGTGAAATGGTATGCTCCTGAGTGTATAAACTACTTCAAATTCTCATCCAAAAGTGATGTGTGGAGCTTCGGGGTGCTCATGTGGGAGGCATATTCCTTTGGCCAGAAGCCATACAAG GGAATGAAAGGAAATGATGTCATGCAAATGATTGAAAGTGGACAGCGCATGGACACCCCAGTTAACTGTCCGCCAGAGATGTATGACCTCATGAGGGCATGCTGGACATACAA AGTGGAGGAAAGACCAAAATTCAGTGTTGTTGAGCCAAGACTACGAGAGTATTATTACGACATTGCACAATGA
- the syk gene encoding tyrosine-protein kinase SYK isoform X2, with product MADRVNTLPFFYGNITREEAEDYLRQSGMGNGLYLLRQSRNYLGGFALSVSHSGRCYHYTIEREPNETYAIAGGKSHRSPQDVIDYHSQEMDGLVCLLKRPCNRPKNMQPKVGPFEDLKEKLIREYVKQTWNLQGAALEQAIISQRPQLEKLIATTAHEKMPWFHGSITREASEPRLQNGSRTNGKFLIRQRDMNGSYALCLLHEGQVMHYRIDRDRTGKLSIPDGKKFDTLWQLVEHYSYKPDGLLRVLTEACPRPDGDIGLIGRPMFSRDHPGLSSTLSRETRHNTGENLNPYETRMPSNQAASKEAMPMDTEVYESPYADPDELRSSTVDRNHLFLEDGELGSGNFGTVMKGIYKMRKTEKPVAVKILKNDDNNPAVREEMLREANVMQQLDNPYIVRMIGICEAENLMLVMELAELGPLNKFLQKNKQTSIKNITELVHQVSMGMKYLEEHNFVHRDLAARNVLLVTQHYAKISDFGLSKAVAEEQNYYKAKGHGKWPVKWYAPECINYFKFSSKSDVWSFGVLMWEAYSFGQKPYKGMKGNDVMQMIESGQRMDTPVNCPPEMYDLMRACWTYKVEERPKFSVVEPRLREYYYDIAQ from the exons ATGGCTGACAGGGTGAATACATTGCCATTCTTCTATGGCAACATCACCCGGGAGGAGGCAGAGGACTACCTGCGACAATCAGGCATGGGCAACGGCTTATACTTGCTACGGCAAAGCCGAAACTATCTCGGGGGCTTTGCACTGTCTGTGTCTCATTCAGGCCGCTGCTACCACTACACCATTGAAAGAGAACCCAATGAAACATATGCTATCGCTGGTGGTAAGAGCCACAGGAGCCCACAGGATGTGATTGATTACCACTCCCAGGAGATGGATGGCCTTGTGTGTCTGCTGAAGAGGCCCTGCAACAGACCCAAGAACATGCAGCCCAAAGTGGGGCCATTTGAGGACCTGAAGGAAAAACTGATCCGGGAGTATGTAAAGCAGACCTGGAACTTACAG gggGCAGCTCTGGAGCAGGCCATCATCAGCCAGAGGCCTCAGCTGGAGAAGCTCATTGCCACCACCGCACATGAAAAAATGCCCTGGTTCCATGGATCAATAACACGAGAGGCGTCTGAGCCCAGGCTTCAAAATGGCTCCCGTACAAATGGAAAGTTCCT GATTCGGCAGAGGGATATGAATGGATCCTACGCTTTATGTTTACTACATGAAGGACAAGTCATGCATTATCGCATTGACAGGGACCGGACTGGCAAGCTCTCTATCCCAGATGGCAAGAAGTTTGACACTCTGTGGCAG CTGGTAGAGCACTACTCATACAAACCAGATGGCCTGCTGCGAGTGCTAACTGAGGCATGTCCACGACCTGACGGAGATATTg GGCTTATAGGACGGCCCATGTTTTCACGGGACCATCCTGGGTTAAGTTCTACTCTT AGCCGTGAAACTCGACACAACACTGGAGAAAATCTAAATCCTTACGAAACCAGGATGCCCAGTAATCAAGCAGCCAGCAAAG AGGCCATGCCAATGGACACAGAAGTATATGAGAGTCCATACGCAGACCCAGATGAACTGAGGAGTTCCACAGTGGATCGCAACCACCTCTTCTTGGAAGATGGGGAACTGGGCTCTGGGAACTTTGGTACAGTCATGAAGGGCATCTACAAAATGAGGAA GACAGAGAAGCCAGTTGCAGTCAAAATCCTTAAGAATGATGATAACAACCCTGCAGTGCGTGAGGAAATGCTGCGAGAAGCAAATGTCATGCAGCAGCTGGACAACCCTTACATTGTGCGGATGATCGGTATCTGCGAGGCAGAGAACCTCATGCTGGTCATGGAGCTTGCTGAGCTGGGGCCGCTCAACAAGTTCCTGCAGAAAAACAA GCAAACATCCataaaaaacatcactgagctgGTCCACCAGGTGTCCATGGGGATGAAATATTTGGAAGAGCATAACTTTGTGCACAGGGACCTCGCTGCCAGGAACGTGCTGCTGGTCACACAGCACTATGCCAAGATTAGTGACTTTGGCCTCTCCAAAGCTGTCGCTGAGGAGCAAAACTATTACAAG GCTAAAGGTCATGGGAAGTGGCCAGTGAAATGGTATGCTCCTGAGTGTATAAACTACTTCAAATTCTCATCCAAAAGTGATGTGTGGAGCTTCGGGGTGCTCATGTGGGAGGCATATTCCTTTGGCCAGAAGCCATACAAG GGAATGAAAGGAAATGATGTCATGCAAATGATTGAAAGTGGACAGCGCATGGACACCCCAGTTAACTGTCCGCCAGAGATGTATGACCTCATGAGGGCATGCTGGACATACAA AGTGGAGGAAAGACCAAAATTCAGTGTTGTTGAGCCAAGACTACGAGAGTATTATTACGACATTGCACAATGA